The following proteins come from a genomic window of Deltaproteobacteria bacterium:
- a CDS encoding ABC transporter substrate-binding protein produces the protein MNCKRPFYRIGALTILALMLISRAAAAQELNLRAVYNALGGIMAPIWVAADAGLYAKHGVNVDLKYLAATSAVQAMVGGGEEVGLVGNQGIDAKLEGAELVYVAGGVPTFVFQLYARPEIKTIADLKGKVVAVTQPAASTDYATRIVLRRNGLDPEKDVKILYAQDSINVINTVISGNAAAGINSHPNALKLKAAGMKTLVDITELKIPFLFTGMLSSPKVVREKNEALTRFLRAYRSDGADPARPRNDDQVHR, from the coding sequence ATGAATTGCAAACGACCTTTTTATCGAATCGGCGCGCTAACGATATTGGCGCTCATGCTCATTTCACGGGCGGCGGCTGCCCAAGAATTAAACTTGCGCGCGGTGTACAACGCGCTCGGCGGCATTATGGCGCCGATCTGGGTGGCGGCGGACGCTGGGCTGTACGCCAAGCATGGTGTCAATGTCGACTTGAAATATTTGGCCGCAACATCCGCCGTGCAGGCGATGGTTGGCGGCGGCGAAGAAGTCGGCTTGGTGGGCAACCAAGGTATCGACGCGAAATTGGAAGGCGCGGAATTGGTCTACGTGGCCGGCGGCGTGCCGACATTTGTTTTTCAGCTCTACGCGCGCCCGGAGATCAAGACCATCGCCGATCTCAAAGGCAAAGTTGTTGCGGTGACCCAGCCGGCCGCGTCGACCGACTACGCCACCCGCATCGTGCTCAGACGAAACGGTTTGGATCCGGAAAAGGACGTAAAGATTCTCTACGCCCAAGACAGCATCAATGTCATCAACACCGTGATCAGCGGCAATGCCGCCGCGGGCATCAATTCTCATCCTAACGCGTTGAAGCTAAAGGCCGCGGGGATGAAAACGCTGGTCGACATCACCGAGTTGAAGATTCCATTCTTATTCACCGGCATGCTCTCTTCGCCCAAGGTCGTGCGCGAGAAGAACGAAGCGCTGACGCGCTTTCTGCGCGCGTATCGAAGCGATGGCGCTGATCCGGCGCGACCGCGAAACGACGATCAAGTCCATCGGTAA
- a CDS encoding extracellular solute-binding protein, with protein MAWAQSAELLNQAKKEGGEVILYTTVTVGDFEFLNKAFKEKYPGLNLRHVYLSSSRQTARVMQEFRAGRVQGDVLGNSPEPLLYLKSQGVLGQYRSAETKNLLPGAWDNDGFWSGITTDLLVTGFNPRLLAKSAVPKTYDDYLRPQFKSQIAINRGVPYPLTGMISLRGDEQGVAYFKKLSQQDVKLVEGFSHTINMMAAGEYPLTGFMQVSKLEAMKRKAAPVDWLSTTQPLATISTIAMVKNPLHPAGAQILIDFYLSPEGQRALSAAGKIPIRKGVKSPSKDIDQLMESGNPHVIRAEGSYDKYMKVFNEYLGIR; from the coding sequence ATGGCATGGGCGCAGTCCGCGGAGTTGCTGAATCAGGCGAAGAAGGAAGGCGGCGAGGTCATTCTCTACACGACGGTGACCGTCGGCGACTTCGAGTTTCTGAACAAAGCTTTCAAAGAGAAGTATCCTGGCCTCAATCTCCGCCATGTTTATCTTAGTTCCTCGCGGCAAACCGCGCGGGTGATGCAAGAGTTTCGCGCCGGCCGGGTCCAGGGCGACGTTTTGGGTAACAGTCCCGAGCCCCTGCTTTATCTCAAGTCGCAAGGCGTGCTCGGCCAGTATCGTTCGGCGGAAACCAAGAATCTCTTGCCGGGCGCGTGGGACAATGACGGTTTCTGGTCCGGCATTACCACCGATTTACTGGTGACGGGTTTCAATCCGCGGCTACTTGCGAAATCCGCCGTGCCGAAAACCTATGACGATTATTTGCGTCCGCAGTTTAAAAGCCAAATCGCCATCAACCGCGGCGTGCCCTATCCGTTAACCGGTATGATCTCGCTGCGCGGCGACGAACAAGGCGTGGCCTATTTCAAAAAACTTAGCCAGCAGGATGTAAAATTGGTGGAAGGTTTCAGCCACACGATCAATATGATGGCGGCGGGCGAATATCCGCTCACCGGGTTCATGCAGGTGTCTAAACTGGAAGCGATGAAACGTAAAGCCGCGCCGGTGGATTGGTTGTCCACGACGCAACCATTGGCCACCATCTCGACCATTGCCATGGTGAAAAATCCATTGCATCCCGCGGGGGCGCAGATTCTCATCGATTTCTATCTCTCGCCGGAAGGACAACGAGCGTTGTCAGCAGCGGGAAAAATTCCTATCAGAAAAGGCGTCAAAAGCCCGTCCAAAGATATCGATCAGTTGATGGAAAGCGGCAACCCCCATGTGATCCGCGCCGAGGGCAGCTACGATAAATATATGAAGGTCTTCAACGAGTATCTGGGGATCCGCTAG
- a CDS encoding ABC transporter substrate-binding protein: MKSIRLPSRNFISLALVIVAWAANCKAAELPLVRIAHGAFSEKVVALWLGAEQGLFRKHGVNIEVINIRSGPQTMAALVSGDIQVAYTIPGSVVSAATSGLDVAFFAGIVNKADGDFIAGPAIRNAEDLRGKRIGVQSIGGGVWSMAMLAIEHLGLEPNRDKMTIMVIGDSPVLAQSLEQGSIEATYLNYTHSRALKEKSFPVLLDLGKAPIPYQGLAAATRRGYLKQNPLIVDALMRGFVETVAFIHKPGNKEYVVKSLVKNLRLKNAQDAEIGYTALQWLYNLDIKPTIPGIQNMARFLALSNPKVKTVKSEDVVDEAPWQRLEKSAFYRDLLAATKK, translated from the coding sequence ATGAAATCGATCCGTTTACCGTCCCGCAATTTTATTTCGCTCGCTTTGGTAATCGTTGCCTGGGCAGCAAACTGCAAAGCCGCTGAATTGCCATTGGTGCGCATCGCCCACGGCGCCTTCAGCGAAAAAGTCGTTGCTCTTTGGCTCGGCGCCGAGCAAGGTCTGTTTCGCAAACATGGCGTCAACATCGAAGTGATCAATATTCGCAGCGGCCCGCAGACCATGGCGGCGCTGGTTTCCGGCGACATCCAAGTCGCCTACACGATTCCAGGATCGGTGGTTAGCGCCGCGACCAGCGGTTTGGACGTGGCGTTCTTCGCCGGCATCGTCAACAAAGCCGATGGCGATTTCATCGCCGGACCGGCTATTCGCAACGCCGAAGACTTGAGAGGCAAACGAATCGGCGTGCAAAGCATCGGCGGCGGCGTCTGGTCCATGGCGATGCTCGCCATCGAACACTTAGGCCTGGAACCGAACCGCGACAAGATGACCATCATGGTCATCGGCGACTCGCCGGTGCTGGCGCAATCGTTGGAGCAAGGCAGCATCGAAGCGACTTACTTGAACTACACCCACAGCCGTGCGCTCAAGGAAAAAAGTTTTCCGGTGTTGCTCGATCTCGGCAAAGCGCCGATTCCGTACCAAGGACTCGCTGCGGCGACCCGGCGCGGCTATTTGAAGCAAAATCCCCTGATCGTCGATGCACTTATGCGCGGCTTCGTCGAAACAGTGGCATTCATTCACAAACCGGGAAACAAAGAATACGTCGTCAAATCGCTGGTAAAAAATCTCCGCCTGAAAAACGCTCAAGATGCCGAAATCGGCTACACGGCGCTGCAATGGCTATACAACCTCGACATCAAACCGACGATTCCAGGGATCCAAAACATGGCGCGCTTCCTCGCCCTATCAAATCCCAAAGTAAAAACCGTGAAAAGCGAAGATGTCGTCGACGAAGCGCCGTGGCAACGTTTAGAGAAGAGTGCGTTTTACCGAGATTTGCTGGCCGCTACGAAAAAGTAG
- a CDS encoding ABC transporter substrate-binding protein, producing MMRVMPLVSVAMQTSEAVMRTTNFDLVHLSTDLTLQSAFPILPTSVGDRPLCLPSGTGDHGGWPLRRISKPNHYQGIPMKFKSIQLCQLLVTTLLSSNVLYAQQLDKIRVARSSDSATEAALWFAKDAGLYEKHGLSVELLRLSGSSLVVSTMLAGEMPFSQIGAAAVIDANLAGGDLVIITTLIKNFVYYIYSRPEIQSFAELKGKAIGVTRFGANSDFAARFAATKFGLQPEKDLAILQTGGPAESVTALNTNRIQAVALTAPATIRARKLGLREILDVSKLEANFPFNGMVATRSFLKNNGGIVRRFLMAQAEGVALAKRDGNFARKVLAKYFRNDDKEVLDESYNWIVKQNYNLPPYPALTGLSTILKATEARNPKAKNAKPEDFVDSRFVQELDKSGFFAELNKAQ from the coding sequence TTGATGCGGGTCATGCCGCTGGTGTCGGTTGCCATGCAAACCTCCGAAGCTGTGATGCGCACAACTAACTTCGATCTTGTTCATCTGTCAACCGACTTGACGCTCCAATCTGCTTTCCCTATCTTACCGACAAGCGTAGGGGACAGGCCCCTGTGCCTGCCCTCTGGGACGGGCGACCACGGGGGGTGGCCCCTACGTCGGATTTCGAAGCCGAACCACTACCAAGGAATTCCAATGAAATTTAAATCAATCCAACTTTGCCAATTACTCGTCACAACGCTGTTATCCTCAAACGTGCTATACGCCCAACAGCTCGACAAGATCCGCGTCGCGCGCTCGTCGGACTCCGCCACCGAAGCGGCCCTCTGGTTTGCCAAGGACGCCGGGCTTTACGAAAAGCACGGCTTATCGGTAGAGCTGCTGCGTTTATCCGGCAGCTCGCTGGTGGTCAGCACCATGCTCGCGGGAGAAATGCCGTTTAGCCAAATCGGCGCGGCGGCGGTGATCGACGCCAATCTCGCCGGTGGCGATCTGGTCATCATCACCACGTTGATCAAAAATTTCGTCTACTACATCTACAGCCGGCCGGAGATCCAAAGCTTCGCCGAGTTGAAAGGCAAAGCCATCGGCGTCACCCGCTTCGGCGCCAACTCAGACTTCGCCGCGCGCTTTGCCGCAACGAAGTTCGGCTTACAGCCGGAAAAAGATCTGGCGATTCTGCAAACTGGCGGTCCGGCGGAAAGCGTGACCGCGTTGAATACCAATCGCATTCAAGCCGTGGCGCTCACCGCGCCGGCGACGATTCGCGCGCGCAAGTTGGGCCTGCGCGAGATTCTCGACGTGTCGAAGTTGGAAGCGAACTTTCCGTTCAATGGAATGGTCGCGACGCGCTCGTTTCTGAAAAATAACGGTGGAATAGTCCGGCGCTTTTTAATGGCCCAAGCCGAAGGCGTGGCGCTGGCGAAGCGCGACGGCAACTTCGCCAGAAAAGTTTTGGCCAAATACTTTCGCAACGACGACAAAGAAGTCCTCGACGAAAGCTACAACTGGATCGTCAAGCAGAACTATAATTTGCCGCCCTATCCGGCGCTTACCGGCTTGTCGACGATTCTCAAAGCCACCGAGGCGCGCAATCCGAAAGCCAAGAACGCCAAGCCGGAAGATTTCGTCGACAGCCGCTTCGTCCAGGAGTTGGACAAAAGCGGTTTCTTCGCGGAGTTAAACAAAGCGCAGTAA
- a CDS encoding Ldh family oxidoreductase, with protein sequence MATDTSGMTRINHEKLIRFVTRSFEKLGVPASDAEIAANVLVASDLRGVDTHGVIRFNPNAWYVKWLRDGVMTAQPNIRVIAENSSTALLDADNGMGFVAGHRAMEIAVKKAKETGVGIVTVRNSRHYGMSAYYSMLALPHDMIGIAMTNASRQVVPTFGREARFGTNPMSFAIPAQDEQPFVLDMATTTAAAGKLELAIRLGKPVPTGWALNEKAEPTTDPKVAQQARRLLPLGGSRESGSHKGYGLGILVEILCGVLTGTLTALNPNQEPRGHFFGAIDPSSFRPAAEFKRDMDRLIRELKSTPPIEGESRVYVAGEIEFETAEERSERGIPLHSSVLKGLRDVGTQLSVPYDLE encoded by the coding sequence ATGGCAACCGACACCAGCGGCATGACCCGCATCAATCACGAAAAGTTGATTCGTTTCGTCACTCGTTCATTCGAAAAACTTGGCGTGCCGGCAAGTGACGCCGAGATCGCGGCCAATGTTCTCGTCGCGTCGGATCTGCGCGGCGTCGATACTCACGGCGTGATTCGTTTCAATCCAAACGCCTGGTATGTGAAGTGGCTGCGCGATGGCGTGATGACGGCGCAGCCGAATATTCGCGTGATTGCGGAAAATAGTTCGACGGCATTGCTCGACGCCGATAATGGCATGGGCTTCGTCGCAGGACATAGAGCAATGGAAATCGCGGTTAAGAAAGCTAAAGAGACCGGCGTCGGCATCGTCACCGTGCGCAACAGCCGCCATTACGGTATGTCAGCATATTACTCTATGCTCGCGTTGCCGCACGATATGATCGGCATCGCCATGACCAACGCCAGCCGCCAAGTGGTGCCGACCTTCGGCCGCGAAGCGCGCTTCGGCACCAATCCTATGTCTTTCGCCATACCGGCCCAGGATGAACAGCCCTTCGTGCTCGACATGGCGACGACCACGGCGGCGGCGGGCAAATTAGAATTGGCGATTCGCTTGGGCAAGCCGGTTCCCACGGGCTGGGCATTAAATGAAAAGGCCGAGCCGACGACGGATCCGAAAGTTGCCCAGCAAGCGCGCCGCTTGCTGCCCCTCGGCGGTTCGCGTGAGAGCGGCAGTCACAAAGGTTACGGTTTGGGCATTCTCGTGGAAATTCTCTGCGGCGTGCTCACCGGTACGCTCACGGCGTTGAACCCCAACCAAGAACCGCGCGGCCATTTCTTCGGCGCCATCGATCCGTCGTCCTTTCGTCCGGCGGCGGAATTCAAACGCGACATGGATCGCTTGATCCGCGAATTGAAATCGACGCCGCCGATTGAAGGCGAGAGCCGCGTCTACGTCGCCGGTGAAATCGAATTCGAAACTGCCGAAGAAAGATCGGAGCGCGGCATTCCGCTGCACAGCTCCGTGCTCAAAGGTTTGAGAGATGTCGGCACGCAGTTGAGCGTGCCGTATGATTTGGAATGA
- a CDS encoding ABC transporter substrate-binding protein, producing MKNLSRSRRIGVLVLFILLAQFRVSFGAETALPQATAVYGVIATDPIYLWIAQDRGIFKKNGLNIDLTHIPTNQAVQALVGGKIQFTTAGPQIIEANLAGADTVYILNPVNTFVFSVYSKPEITNIKSLVGKTIGATNKGTPTDIAGHMIVAQAGLKPDVDVKFVYLKEISALVAALQQGIVDAAILSAPSTLTARNFGLRELLNVTALKIPFVQHAIGASRSYINANTDLVRRFVRSAVEAMDYLHKNRADSLTIFSKYTKITDTAQLQESLASNEPAWERIPAPNQQAIEAVLAASENPKAKSAKWDQFVDDRFVKELVAAGMFK from the coding sequence ATGAAAAATCTCTCAAGATCGCGTCGCATCGGCGTATTGGTCCTATTCATCTTATTAGCCCAATTTAGAGTGAGCTTCGGCGCCGAAACCGCTCTGCCCCAAGCCACCGCGGTTTACGGCGTCATCGCAACCGATCCGATTTATTTGTGGATCGCCCAGGACCGGGGCATCTTTAAAAAGAACGGTCTCAACATCGATCTCACCCATATTCCGACCAACCAAGCCGTGCAGGCGCTGGTCGGCGGCAAGATTCAATTCACCACCGCCGGACCGCAAATCATCGAAGCCAATCTCGCCGGCGCCGACACGGTTTATATTTTGAACCCGGTCAACACTTTCGTCTTTTCCGTTTATAGCAAACCGGAAATTACCAACATTAAGAGCCTGGTAGGAAAGACCATCGGCGCGACCAATAAAGGAACACCCACCGACATCGCCGGCCACATGATCGTCGCGCAAGCCGGTTTGAAGCCCGACGTCGACGTTAAATTCGTTTATCTCAAAGAAATCTCCGCGTTGGTCGCGGCGTTGCAACAAGGCATCGTCGATGCGGCGATCCTCTCGGCGCCAAGCACACTGACGGCGCGTAACTTTGGTCTAAGAGAACTGCTCAACGTCACCGCGCTGAAAATTCCTTTCGTGCAGCATGCGATTGGCGCAAGTCGATCTTATATCAATGCCAACACCGATCTGGTGCGCCGCTTCGTGCGTAGCGCCGTTGAGGCGATGGACTACTTGCACAAGAACCGCGCCGACTCGCTGACGATATTCTCCAAGTACACCAAGATCACCGACACCGCGCAGCTGCAAGAATCCCTCGCCAGCAACGAGCCGGCCTGGGAACGCATTCCCGCGCCGAACCAGCAAGCCATCGAAGCCGTGCTGGCGGCGTCGGAAAATCCCAAAGCCAAGAGCGCCAAATGGGATCAGTTCGTCGACGATCGCTTTGTTAAAGAGTTAGTCGCAGCGGGGATGTTCAAATAA
- a CDS encoding peptidylprolyl isomerase yields the protein MLCALFGLSANGNSQEKKGPLYATFKTSMGDIVIQLFEDKAPKTVANFVGLASGTKEWNDPKTGEKVKRPLYNGTIFHRVIPGFMIQGGDPLGSGMGGPGYRFEDEFHPDLRHTKGGILSMANSGPNTNGSQFFITLAPTLHLDGRHSVFGELVKGQEVVVTIGTTPRSGGDRPIKDVVLKEVVISRGSY from the coding sequence ATGTTGTGCGCGCTGTTTGGCTTAAGTGCCAATGGCAACAGCCAAGAAAAAAAAGGCCCGCTTTACGCGACGTTTAAAACCAGCATGGGCGATATCGTGATTCAGCTCTTCGAAGACAAAGCACCCAAGACCGTCGCCAACTTCGTCGGTCTGGCGAGTGGCACCAAAGAGTGGAACGATCCCAAGACCGGTGAAAAGGTGAAGCGACCGCTTTACAACGGGACAATTTTTCACCGGGTGATTCCCGGCTTCATGATCCAAGGCGGCGATCCCTTGGGCAGCGGCATGGGCGGCCCCGGTTATCGCTTCGAAGATGAATTTCATCCCGACCTGCGCCACACCAAAGGCGGCATCTTGTCCATGGCCAATTCCGGACCGAACACCAACGGCAGCCAGTTCTTCATCACCCTGGCACCAACGTTACACCTCGACGGACGCCACAGCGTCTTCGGCGAATTGGTCAAAGGCCAAGAAGTCGTCGTCACCATCGGCACCACCCCGCGCAGCGGCGGCGACCGGCCGATTAAAGATGTTGTGCTGAAAGAAGTAGTGATCAGCCGCGGCAGCTACTGA
- a CDS encoding ABC transporter substrate-binding protein has product MDEAAGFSASALLSGTTSGLFLSPAIFSNQAINLAPHVWAEFPIPSENLIVKTLDRKVPCRPARQSSDTERLAKPLQPDIFLKACLTAWISLFSLNANPMRRHCLIYFAIIGLLALIALISTAVANANAEPVRAAYPSANVQFLPAFVALEKGFYKREGLDAELISVRNAVTAVQALIGNQIHFIFSVGPQMPSIWEGSDIILLAQQVGRPTFSMIVTPDIKSVTDLKGKKIGVSFGGSTFAGTKALLELYKMNPEKDVQYVSIPGSQPKIAALQQGIIQAALLAPPADYVAIKAGFKRLVNLADLFKDTSFSGLAATGKTIKENPQLVKRMVRAMVRGVIHTRDYPEDAIQTMMKHWRMERDVSVDAYNLVREALLPVPTEKGVELMAQWQAVALNTKPKRAAREYMDLRFVNEVMAELTQK; this is encoded by the coding sequence ATGGACGAAGCCGCTGGTTTCAGCGCTTCAGCACTTTTATCCGGTACGACTTCCGGGCTCTTCTTGTCTCCAGCGATTTTTTCAAACCAAGCCATAAATTTAGCCCCCCATGTTTGGGCAGAATTTCCTATACCATCCGAGAATCTCATTGTCAAAACGCTAGATCGAAAAGTGCCGTGCCGACCGGCGCGGCAATCTTCCGATACCGAACGATTGGCCAAGCCGCTTCAACCTGACATTTTCTTGAAAGCCTGCTTGACCGCCTGGATTAGTTTGTTTAGCTTAAACGCCAATCCCATGCGGCGTCATTGCTTGATCTATTTTGCGATTATCGGCTTGCTCGCGCTCATCGCGCTGATCTCGACCGCCGTTGCCAATGCCAACGCGGAACCTGTGCGCGCCGCCTATCCTTCGGCCAACGTGCAGTTCCTGCCCGCCTTCGTCGCCCTGGAAAAAGGTTTTTACAAACGCGAGGGTTTGGACGCAGAATTAATCTCGGTGCGCAACGCGGTCACCGCAGTACAAGCGCTGATTGGCAATCAAATTCATTTCATCTTTTCCGTCGGGCCGCAGATGCCGTCGATCTGGGAAGGCAGCGACATTATTTTGCTCGCCCAGCAAGTCGGCCGGCCGACCTTTTCCATGATCGTCACGCCGGATATAAAAAGCGTCACCGACCTTAAAGGCAAAAAAATCGGCGTCAGCTTCGGCGGCTCAACTTTCGCCGGCACCAAAGCGCTCCTGGAACTTTACAAAATGAACCCAGAGAAGGATGTCCAATACGTCAGTATTCCCGGCAGCCAGCCAAAAATCGCCGCCTTGCAGCAGGGCATCATCCAAGCCGCCTTGCTGGCGCCGCCGGCCGATTACGTCGCCATCAAAGCCGGCTTCAAGCGGCTGGTGAACTTGGCCGATCTATTTAAAGACACATCTTTTAGCGGTCTCGCCGCCACGGGAAAAACCATCAAAGAAAATCCCCAGTTGGTTAAACGCATGGTGCGCGCCATGGTGCGCGGCGTGATTCACACCCGCGACTATCCCGAGGACGCGATTCAAACCATGATGAAACATTGGCGCATGGAGCGCGACGTGTCCGTAGACGCTTACAATTTAGTGCGCGAAGCGTTGCTGCCGGTGCCGACGGAAAAGGGCGTTGAATTAATGGCCCAGTGGCAAGCCGTGGCGCTCAATACCAAACCCAAACGTGCGGCACGTGAATATATGGACCTGCGCTTCGTCAATGAAGTCATGGCCGAATTAACTCAGAAATAA
- a CDS encoding polymer-forming cytoskeletal protein has translation MRFSDGIGNSAQTWGAKFMAWFEKIAGDKKSPEVVPDKSAEALKPAASSIASASAVEPKAAAKVEAPPVSTAGLIGYLYKGSRVSGQLVFQGSVRIDGSVDGDIQCQGTLTIGESAEVKAKITAKVVVIHGKVEGNVSAKERIELIAPARLIGNIDCPKLIITEGVVFDGDCSMGVAKQKGGVATAHNAVGDLAAVAQGAKAAN, from the coding sequence ATGAGATTCTCGGATGGTATAGGAAATTCTGCCCAAACATGGGGGGCTAAATTTATGGCTTGGTTTGAAAAAATCGCTGGAGACAAGAAGAGCCCGGAAGTCGTACCGGATAAAAGTGCTGAAGCGCTGAAACCAGCGGCTTCGTCCATTGCATCGGCGTCAGCGGTCGAGCCCAAGGCTGCCGCCAAAGTCGAAGCGCCGCCGGTGTCGACCGCCGGCTTGATCGGTTACCTATACAAAGGTAGTCGGGTCAGCGGCCAACTGGTTTTTCAAGGCTCGGTGCGCATCGACGGTTCGGTTGACGGCGACATCCAATGCCAGGGCACGCTCACGATCGGTGAGAGCGCCGAAGTGAAAGCTAAGATCACGGCAAAAGTAGTAGTGATCCACGGTAAAGTTGAAGGCAACGTGAGCGCCAAGGAGCGCATCGAGCTGATTGCGCCGGCGCGCTTGATTGGCAATATCGATTGCCCCAAATTGATCATCACTGAGGGCGTGGTGTTTGACGGTGACTGCTCCATGGGAGTGGCCAAGCAAAAGGGTGGAGTCGCGACTGCGCATAACGCGGTTGGCGATTTAGCTGCGGTGGCTCAAGGCGCCAAAGCTGCAAACTGA
- the atpH gene encoding ATP synthase F1 subunit delta, whose translation MIEGSLARRYTKALFQLAREASQEEAVGRQIEEFVRAYDGSDLRMVLTNPAFDVPTRKRVLIQVANSQQLSVLTIHFLSLLLERDRLGHLSGIASCYRRLLNEAKGRVEAKVISASALEPALVDRVREQLRGLSGKDVVLEQEVDPSLLGGMTVELAGKVYDGSIRTQLEKMKQRMARGY comes from the coding sequence ATGATCGAAGGCAGCTTAGCACGCAGATACACCAAGGCGCTGTTTCAATTGGCCCGCGAGGCGAGCCAGGAAGAAGCGGTGGGCCGGCAAATCGAAGAGTTCGTCCGCGCCTACGACGGCTCGGATTTGCGCATGGTGCTGACCAACCCAGCCTTCGACGTGCCGACTCGCAAGCGGGTGCTGATTCAAGTCGCCAACAGCCAGCAGCTATCGGTGCTGACGATTCATTTTTTGTCGCTCTTGCTCGAACGGGATCGGCTCGGCCATTTATCCGGCATCGCCAGTTGCTATCGCCGTTTGCTAAACGAAGCCAAGGGACGGGTCGAAGCGAAAGTGATCAGTGCCAGCGCGCTGGAACCGGCGCTGGTCGATCGGGTGCGCGAACAGCTGCGCGGCTTGTCGGGCAAGGACGTGGTTTTGGAGCAGGAAGTCGACCCGAGTCTGCTCGGCGGCATGACCGTCGAATTGGCCGGCAAAGTTTACGACGGCAGCATTCGCACTCAACTTGAGAAGATGAAACAGCGCATGGCGCGCGGTTATTAA
- a CDS encoding F0F1 ATP synthase subunit alpha, whose translation MDIGTAEISRIIKEQIRDYEKTVEIQEVGTVLSTGDGIARIHGLDKVAAGELLEFPHNIFGIALNLEEDNVGAALFGETHMIKEGDTVKRTGRIAEVPVGREMIGRVVNALGEAIDGRGPLDAKEKRRIELKAPGIVSRQPVKEPLQTGLKAIDGMIPIGRGQRELIIGDRQTGKTAVALDAIINQKGGNVTCIYVAIGQKRSTVAQVVDRLREAGAMEYTIVVAATASESAPLQFIAPYSGCTMGEYFRDNGGHALVIYDDLSKHAVAYRQLSLLLRRPPGREAYPGDVFYLHSRLLERAAKMSNERGGGSLTALPIIETQAGDVSAYIPTNVISITDGQIFLESDLFYSGVRPAINVGISVSRVGGNAQIKAMKQVAGTLRLELAQYREMAAFAQFGSDLDAATQKQLNRGARLVELLKQGQYQPLSVEQQVVILYAGTNGHVDELPIPSLKRYEQELFAFISSKHADVFADILKKRELDNDLRAKLNQVLGEFKGVFKA comes from the coding sequence ATGGACATCGGAACAGCGGAAATCAGCCGAATTATCAAAGAACAGATTCGCGACTACGAAAAGACGGTTGAGATCCAGGAAGTCGGCACGGTGCTTTCCACCGGCGATGGCATCGCGCGCATCCACGGCCTGGACAAAGTCGCCGCCGGCGAGCTGTTGGAATTTCCCCACAACATTTTCGGCATCGCGCTCAATCTCGAAGAAGACAACGTCGGCGCCGCGCTGTTCGGCGAAACCCACATGATCAAAGAGGGCGACACGGTCAAACGGACCGGCCGCATCGCCGAAGTTCCGGTCGGCAGAGAGATGATCGGCCGGGTGGTCAACGCCCTCGGCGAAGCGATCGACGGCCGCGGTCCGCTCGACGCTAAAGAAAAAAGACGTATCGAGCTCAAAGCCCCCGGTATCGTCTCACGCCAACCGGTTAAAGAGCCGCTGCAGACCGGCTTAAAAGCGATCGACGGCATGATCCCGATCGGCCGCGGTCAGCGCGAGCTGATCATCGGCGACCGTCAGACCGGCAAAACCGCCGTCGCCCTCGACGCGATCATCAATCAAAAAGGCGGCAACGTTACCTGTATCTACGTCGCCATCGGCCAGAAGCGTTCCACAGTCGCCCAAGTCGTCGACAGGCTCAGAGAAGCCGGTGCGATGGAATACACCATCGTGGTCGCCGCCACCGCCTCTGAGTCGGCGCCGCTCCAGTTCATCGCACCCTACTCGGGCTGCACCATGGGCGAATATTTCCGTGACAACGGCGGTCACGCTTTAGTCATTTACGACGATCTTTCCAAGCATGCCGTGGCCTATCGGCAATTATCTTTGCTGCTGCGCCGGCCGCCCGGACGTGAAGCGTATCCAGGCGACGTTTTTTACTTACATTCCCGTTTGCTCGAGCGCGCCGCCAAGATGAGCAACGAGCGCGGCGGCGGTTCGTTGACGGCGTTGCCGATCATCGAAACCCAAGCCGGCGACGTGTCGGCGTATATTCCGACCAACGTGATTTCGATCACCGACGGGCAGATTTTTCTCGAGAGCGATCTTTTTTACTCCGGCGTGCGCCCGGCGATCAACGTCGGCATTTCCGTTTCTCGGGTCGGCGGTAACGCGCAGATCAAGGCGATGAAACAGGTTGCCGGTACGCTGCGCTTGGAATTAGCTCAGTATCGCGAGATGGCGGCCTTCGCGCAGTTCGGTTCCGACTTGGACGCGGCGACGCAGAAGCAATTAAATCGCGGCGCGCGCTTGGTCGAGCTGCTCAAGCAAGGCCAATATCAGCCCTTGTCCGTCGAGCAGCAGGTGGTGATCCTTTACGCCGGCACCAACGGCCACGTCGACGAATTGCCGATCCCGTCGCTCAAGCGTTACGAGCAGGAACTCTTTGCTTTCATTTCGTCGAAGCATGCCGATGTTTTTGCCGACATTCTCAAGAAGCGCGAGCTCGACAACGATCTGCGCGCCAAACTCAATCAGGTGCTCGGCGAGTTTAAAGGGGTTTTCAAGGCTTAA